A single window of Bacteroidota bacterium DNA harbors:
- the recG gene encoding ATP-dependent DNA helicase RecG — translation MKPMSLDTPIEYVKGIGPLRGELLKKELGVFTLSDLFSHYPFRYEDRTKFYKIIEVNDDLPYVQLRGRIIQMQTIGTARQKRFVAMFKDDSGIIELVWFQGVRWIAAALKINVEYVVFGKANRFNSKFNIVHPEIEPVTEENTTFASSLQPVYHTSEKLKAKGLDTKSIARIIKNTLLSFSPGAEYSQLFPETLSNEIIEKQKLISRAEALRNLHFPENSILLQKAQFRMKFEELFFVQLRILKLKVNRNTEIKGLVFSSIGKLFNNFYHDHLPFELTNAQKRVLREIRIDMGSGKQMNRLLQGDVGSGKTMVALLSALMAIDNSFQACLMAPTEILARQHFESISESLLKMDINVGILTGSTKASERKALHNGLQNGEIHLLIGTHALIEDQVQFKNLGLVIIDEQHRFGVEQRARMWKKNSSPPHVLVMTATPIPRTLAMTLYGDLDVSVIDELPPGRKPIQTIHKFDSGRLVVFDFMRKQIAEGRQIYIVYPLIQESEKMDYKDLEDGFESIERAFPPPDFRISIVHGKMKASAKDQEMQRFIKKETQIMVATTVIEVGVNVPNASVMVIESAERFGLSQLHQLRGRVGRGADQSYCILMTSFKLSSDAKVRVETMVRTNDGFEIADVDMRLRGPGDLEGTQQSGIMDLKLADLRRDVQILQLSRDIASSILKIDPDLTLLQHQRIKHHLQVLKSNKQNWSRIS, via the coding sequence ATGAAACCAATGTCATTAGATACTCCCATTGAATATGTAAAAGGTATAGGGCCTTTGCGGGGCGAACTGCTTAAAAAAGAGCTGGGTGTTTTTACCCTTTCGGATTTATTTTCACATTATCCCTTTCGTTATGAAGACCGAACAAAATTCTATAAGATAATAGAAGTAAATGATGATTTGCCTTATGTTCAATTAAGAGGTCGGATAATTCAAATGCAAACAATTGGAACGGCTCGTCAAAAACGATTTGTAGCTATGTTTAAAGACGATTCAGGCATCATTGAATTGGTTTGGTTTCAAGGCGTGAGATGGATTGCAGCTGCCCTTAAAATCAATGTAGAATATGTTGTTTTTGGAAAAGCAAATCGTTTTAATAGCAAATTCAATATAGTTCATCCTGAAATAGAGCCTGTAACTGAAGAAAACACAACATTTGCAAGTTCATTGCAACCTGTATACCATACTTCGGAAAAATTAAAAGCAAAAGGCCTTGACACAAAAAGTATTGCCCGAATAATAAAAAACACGCTTCTTTCTTTTTCTCCAGGAGCAGAATATTCACAGCTGTTTCCAGAAACATTGTCAAATGAAATTATAGAGAAACAAAAACTAATTTCCAGGGCAGAAGCTTTAAGGAATTTGCATTTTCCGGAAAATTCTATTTTGCTTCAGAAGGCACAGTTTAGAATGAAATTCGAGGAATTGTTTTTTGTGCAGCTTCGTATTTTAAAATTAAAAGTAAACAGGAATACTGAAATTAAAGGATTGGTTTTCTCATCCATTGGAAAACTTTTTAATAATTTTTATCATGATCATTTGCCATTTGAATTAACCAACGCCCAAAAAAGAGTTCTTCGTGAAATTCGAATTGATATGGGTTCCGGGAAACAGATGAATAGACTTTTGCAGGGAGATGTTGGAAGTGGGAAGACTATGGTGGCGCTTTTGTCTGCATTAATGGCAATTGACAATTCTTTTCAAGCATGCTTAATGGCTCCAACAGAGATTTTGGCCAGGCAACACTTCGAATCAATTTCTGAATCACTTTTAAAAATGGATATTAATGTTGGAATTTTAACCGGTTCAACAAAGGCTTCTGAAAGAAAAGCTTTGCATAATGGTTTGCAAAATGGAGAGATTCATCTTCTTATTGGTACTCATGCATTAATTGAAGATCAGGTGCAATTTAAAAACCTTGGACTGGTAATTATTGATGAGCAACACCGTTTTGGTGTTGAGCAGAGGGCCAGAATGTGGAAAAAAAACAGTTCTCCCCCTCATGTACTTGTTATGACCGCTACCCCAATACCAAGAACCTTGGCAATGACACTTTATGGAGATCTTGATGTTTCGGTAATTGATGAATTACCTCCTGGACGAAAGCCAATTCAGACAATTCATAAATTTGATTCGGGAAGACTTGTTGTTTTCGATTTTATGCGCAAACAAATTGCAGAAGGCAGACAAATTTATATTGTTTACCCTTTGATACAGGAATCTGAAAAAATGGATTACAAGGATTTAGAAGATGGATTTGAAAGCATAGAAAGGGCATTCCCTCCTCCGGATTTTCGCATAAGTATTGTTCATGGTAAAATGAAAGCAAGTGCCAAGGATCAGGAGATGCAGCGGTTTATAAAAAAGGAAACACAGATAATGGTTGCCACAACGGTGATAGAAGTGGGTGTAAATGTACCCAATGCAAGTGTTATGGTAATTGAAAGTGCAGAAAGGTTTGGTCTTTCTCAATTGCATCAGTTAAGAGGGCGAGTTGGCAGAGGGGCTGATCAATCTTATTGTATATTAATGACTTCCTTTAAACTTAGTTCAGACGCAAAAGTAAGGGTAGAGACAATGGTTCGGACAAATGATGGTTTTGAAATTGCAGATGTGGACATGCGCTTAAGGGGGCCAGGTGATTTAGAGGGGACTCAGCAAAGTGGAATAATGGATTTGAAATTAGCTGATCTAAGGCGTGATGTGCAAATATTGCAATTGTCTAGAGATATAGCCTCCTCTATTCTTAAAATTGATCCGGATCTAACATTGCTACAACACCAGCGAATTAAACATCACTTACAGGTGCTTAAATCCAATAAACAAAACTGGAGCAGAATCAGTTAA
- a CDS encoding cytidine deaminase: MKKQIEIRFQLNAFDTISELDIPDQILLERAVDAAKHAYAPYSGFNVGAAVLLEGGMIVIGSNQENAAYPSGLCAERVAIFAAGAQFPGISIKSIAITANSKNVAILSPVAPCGACRQVLVEYEKKNGNPIKLILKGEHGKVFSIDSVVDLLPLVFDSSNLGI, translated from the coding sequence ATGAAAAAACAAATAGAAATACGTTTTCAATTAAACGCATTTGATACAATTTCGGAATTAGATATCCCGGACCAAATTCTTTTGGAAAGAGCTGTTGATGCTGCAAAACATGCATATGCCCCTTATTCTGGATTTAATGTAGGTGCTGCGGTTTTATTGGAAGGTGGAATGATAGTGATTGGCAGCAATCAGGAAAATGCTGCTTATCCATCCGGTCTTTGTGCAGAAAGAGTTGCTATTTTTGCTGCAGGGGCACAGTTTCCTGGCATTTCCATAAAATCTATTGCCATTACTGCAAATTCTAAGAATGTTGCTATTTTATCTCCTGTGGCTCCTTGTGGGGCTTGTCGGCAAGTTCTTGTTGAATATGAGAAAAAAAATGGAAACCCCATTAAATTGATCCTCAAAGGGGAGCATGGCAAAGTGTTTTCTATTGATTCAGTTGTTGATTTGCTTCCTTTGGTTTTTGATAGTAGCAACTTAGGTATATAA
- a CDS encoding pyruvate dehydrogenase complex dihydrolipoamide acetyltransferase — translation MAEIVRMPKLSDTMTEGVVAAWHKKVGDKVSSGDLLAEIETDKATMEFESFQEGFLLHQGIETGKSAPVDSILAILGEKNEDISQILKEEKSKQGPAKEEKLPEKKQVPEKKEQKQPEKEPEIKEVAQKDKSQGIIPVREHDSSDGRLKTSPLARKLAEDKGIDISNIRGSGDGGRIVRRDIENYIPGASFAGSASRQENFREEPVSQMRKTIARRLAESKFSAPHFYLTMEINMDKAIDARTAINEMSSVKISFNDLVVKAAAIALRKHPKVNSSWLGDKIRFNDHVHIGVAIAVEEGLLVPVVRFADTKPLAGIAEEVKSFSQKAKNKKLQPQDWEGNTFTISNLGMFGIEEFTAIINPPDACIMAVGGIKQTPVVIDGLIKIGNIMKVTLSCDHRVVDGVTGSEFLISFKKILENPFLMAVI, via the coding sequence ATGGCTGAAATAGTCAGAATGCCAAAATTAAGTGATACCATGACAGAAGGTGTGGTTGCAGCCTGGCATAAAAAAGTTGGCGATAAAGTGTCCTCAGGAGATTTGCTTGCTGAAATTGAAACAGACAAGGCCACAATGGAATTTGAATCTTTTCAGGAGGGATTTTTATTGCATCAAGGTATTGAAACGGGTAAAAGTGCTCCCGTTGATTCTATTTTAGCTATTCTGGGAGAAAAAAATGAAGATATTTCCCAAATTTTAAAAGAAGAAAAATCAAAACAAGGGCCTGCTAAAGAAGAAAAACTTCCTGAAAAAAAGCAAGTTCCTGAGAAAAAGGAACAAAAGCAGCCCGAGAAAGAACCAGAAATCAAAGAAGTTGCTCAAAAAGATAAATCTCAAGGAATCATTCCTGTTCGTGAACATGATTCTTCTGATGGACGTTTAAAAACATCTCCCCTTGCCCGTAAACTCGCTGAAGATAAAGGAATAGATATTTCAAATATTAGAGGCAGTGGAGATGGAGGAAGGATTGTAAGGCGAGATATTGAAAACTATATTCCAGGTGCATCTTTTGCTGGCTCTGCATCCAGACAAGAAAATTTCCGAGAAGAACCTGTTTCCCAGATGCGTAAAACCATTGCGCGAAGGCTTGCTGAAAGCAAATTTTCAGCCCCACATTTTTATCTTACAATGGAAATTAATATGGACAAGGCAATTGATGCAAGAACTGCTATTAATGAAATGTCCTCAGTTAAAATTTCTTTTAATGATTTAGTTGTGAAAGCTGCGGCAATCGCACTGCGAAAACATCCAAAAGTGAATTCATCATGGCTGGGAGACAAAATCAGGTTTAATGATCATGTTCATATTGGGGTTGCAATTGCCGTGGAGGAAGGCTTGTTGGTTCCTGTTGTTCGATTTGCAGATACCAAGCCATTAGCAGGTATTGCTGAAGAAGTTAAGTCTTTTTCTCAAAAAGCAAAAAATAAGAAACTTCAACCACAGGATTGGGAGGGTAATACTTTTACCATTTCTAATTTAGGAATGTTTGGTATAGAAGAATTTACAGCAATAATAAATCCACCTGATGCATGTATTATGGCTGTTGGGGGAATTAAACAAACACCAGTGGTAATAGATGGGTTGATAAAGATAGGAAACATAATGAAAGTTACTCTTTCCTGTGATCACAGGGTTGTTGATGGCGTTACTGGTTCGGAATTCCTCATCAGCTTTAAAAAAATTCTTGAGAATCCTTTTTTAATGGCTGTTATATAA
- a CDS encoding T9SS type A sorting domain-containing protein, which translates to MKQFTILKKLISFFGVLFFIFSPSLASAQGFCGTNQAMQDLYEKYPGLKEEQKKLVESSKQFVIENNGRSRSVVYTIPVVFHILHEYGSENLHDTIIKAQIARLNKDFRKLNEDTANVVPEFKGLIADSRVEFKLATKDYQGNCTNGIERIFTHETQIGDDFSKLNPWPREKYLNIWVSANISRPGVAGYATFPSGAVGGYMYFLDGIMVTKDYVGESHRVLTHEVGHYLGLSHPWGDGEIGTGCGNDGILDTPPTKGWSFCSLNDATSCPAVNIAKAYSFSSVTTGSGVTDPTPVVADSGIVFSSFSASGVSNNSFVDTSFSFTNWETGSTDGETDYNLLTGSLNTSKYYEITITPKLGYNMSISKIDFNFYRTQTGVRTFAVRSSVDNFADNLAASADTSKYTIVSPNIFFIKNDTSYMDKSTINLDGVTNYVKRTSPIKFRFYGWNAEDVLGTFGIDNVTITLGNGKVENIQNYMEYAYCSKMFTIGQAEAMEATLNNSTASRDNLSKATNLAQTGTDVTTMPVCIPVADFNVSNKFICAGSAITFNNATWRAEGTYSWTFTDGTPATSTEANPTVTFNTHGWKTVSLTATNAAGSHTTTMENFIYVSGAWTEFQGTHVDNFQSENWWLVDNIGKDQVQWELVNIGVSGASKAYGLRNAIANAPQFGYYERVGGKRDALISPSYDLSLMTSGNLSFTYSAATRSPSAAGITERLVVYFSTDCGKTWGAPRRTITGVELISAGVVDGPYVPTQANQWRTATVSIPAFFHQGNVRFKFEYTASDGSNNIYINNFTIDGVVGIEEKMKNEYFSLNIFPNPSRDDQNLNVSYLSKGNEVKLSITDLVGKLVYSINENNGPGENTTIVNMSETNMKAGVYFLNISDGVYNQTKKVVVY; encoded by the coding sequence ATGAAACAATTTACAATTCTAAAAAAATTAATATCCTTTTTTGGAGTGCTTTTCTTTATTTTCAGTCCTTCATTGGCTAGTGCTCAGGGCTTTTGCGGAACTAATCAAGCTATGCAAGATTTGTATGAAAAATATCCTGGTTTAAAAGAAGAACAAAAAAAATTAGTAGAAAGCAGTAAGCAATTTGTAATTGAAAATAATGGTCGTTCACGTTCTGTTGTTTATACAATTCCTGTTGTATTTCATATATTGCATGAATACGGGTCTGAAAATCTGCATGATACTATAATTAAGGCTCAGATTGCAAGGTTAAATAAGGATTTCAGAAAGTTAAATGAAGATACAGCTAATGTTGTTCCCGAATTTAAAGGACTGATTGCTGATTCAAGAGTTGAATTTAAACTAGCAACCAAGGATTATCAAGGTAACTGTACCAATGGTATAGAACGTATATTTACACATGAAACCCAAATTGGAGATGACTTTTCCAAACTGAATCCCTGGCCAAGAGAAAAATATTTAAATATTTGGGTGTCGGCAAATATTAGCAGACCAGGAGTTGCCGGTTATGCCACTTTTCCCTCAGGTGCTGTAGGTGGATATATGTATTTTCTTGATGGAATAATGGTAACCAAAGATTATGTAGGAGAATCTCATCGTGTACTTACTCATGAGGTAGGACATTATCTTGGACTATCGCATCCATGGGGAGATGGAGAAATAGGTACAGGTTGCGGAAATGATGGTATTTTAGATACTCCTCCTACCAAAGGTTGGAGTTTTTGTTCGTTGAATGATGCCACTAGTTGTCCTGCTGTTAATATTGCCAAGGCTTATTCTTTTTCTAGTGTTACAACCGGTTCTGGAGTAACCGATCCAACTCCTGTTGTTGCTGATAGCGGTATTGTTTTCAGTAGCTTTTCAGCTTCTGGTGTATCCAATAATTCATTTGTTGATACAAGTTTTTCTTTTACAAACTGGGAAACAGGATCAACTGATGGAGAAACAGACTATAACTTATTAACAGGAAGTTTAAATACATCAAAATACTATGAAATAACTATAACTCCTAAGTTAGGTTACAATATGAGTATTTCAAAAATTGATTTTAATTTTTATCGTACTCAAACAGGAGTAAGAACTTTTGCAGTGCGTTCAAGTGTTGATAATTTTGCCGATAATCTTGCTGCGTCAGCCGATACAAGTAAATATACTATTGTTTCACCAAATATATTTTTCATTAAAAATGACACCTCTTATATGGATAAGAGCACGATAAACCTTGACGGGGTTACAAATTATGTAAAAAGAACTTCCCCAATTAAGTTTCGGTTTTATGGATGGAATGCTGAAGATGTTTTGGGAACTTTTGGTATTGATAATGTTACTATAACTTTAGGAAACGGAAAAGTAGAAAACATCCAAAACTACATGGAATATGCTTACTGCTCAAAAATGTTTACTATTGGACAGGCTGAGGCAATGGAAGCTACTTTGAACAATAGTACAGCAAGCAGAGACAATTTATCCAAAGCAACTAATCTTGCTCAAACTGGTACTGATGTTACAACAATGCCTGTGTGTATTCCTGTTGCCGATTTTAACGTAAGCAATAAATTTATTTGCGCAGGATCTGCAATTACTTTTAATAATGCAACATGGAGAGCAGAGGGAACTTATTCCTGGACATTTACCGATGGAACTCCTGCTACTTCAACCGAAGCAAATCCAACAGTTACTTTTAACACACATGGCTGGAAAACAGTTTCCCTTACTGCCACAAACGCAGCAGGTTCTCATACAACAACAATGGAAAATTTCATATATGTATCAGGAGCATGGACTGAATTTCAGGGTACACATGTAGATAATTTTCAATCAGAAAATTGGTGGCTAGTTGACAATATTGGAAAAGATCAGGTGCAATGGGAGTTAGTAAACATTGGTGTTTCAGGTGCTAGCAAAGCATACGGACTTAGAAATGCGATTGCAAACGCTCCTCAGTTTGGATATTATGAAAGAGTAGGTGGAAAAAGAGATGCTCTTATTTCCCCTTCTTATGATCTTTCTCTTATGACAAGCGGAAATCTATCTTTTACTTATTCTGCTGCAACAAGGTCGCCATCTGCTGCTGGAATTACAGAAAGACTCGTTGTTTATTTTTCAACAGATTGTGGGAAAACATGGGGTGCTCCTAGAAGAACCATTACAGGTGTAGAATTAATTAGTGCGGGTGTGGTTGATGGGCCTTATGTTCCAACACAGGCCAACCAATGGAGAACAGCAACGGTAAGTATTCCTGCATTTTTTCATCAAGGTAATGTTAGGTTTAAATTTGAATATACTGCAAGTGATGGTTCAAATAATATATACATAAATAATTTTACAATTGATGGTGTAGTTGGTATTGAAGAAAAAATGAAAAATGAATATTTTTCTTTGAACATTTTCCCAAATCCTTCAAGAGATGATCAGAATTTAAATGTTTCCTATTTAAGCAAAGGAAATGAGGTTAAATTATCTATTACTGATTTAGTTGGAAAGCTTGTTTATTCAATAAATGAAAATAATGGACCTGGTGAAAATACAACCATCGTTAATATGTCAGAAACGAATATGAAAGCGGGTGTTTATTTTTTAAATATTTCTGATGGAGTTTACAACCAAACAAAGAAGGTTGTGGTTTATTAA
- a CDS encoding 2-C-methyl-D-erythritol 2,4-cyclodiphosphate synthase, with amino-acid sequence MKIRIGFGFDVHQLENGKDFWLGGINIPHTKGAVGHSDADVLIHAICDALLGAANMRDIGFHFPNTDPKYKGIDSKELLKEVMRIIQLKGYNIGNIDATLTLENPKINPYIPEMISVLCDVMGIDAECLSIKATTNETLGYVGREQGVNAYAVALIEKNE; translated from the coding sequence ATGAAGATTAGAATTGGTTTTGGTTTTGATGTTCATCAACTTGAAAATGGTAAGGACTTTTGGTTAGGGGGAATAAATATACCGCATACAAAAGGTGCTGTTGGGCATTCTGATGCTGATGTTTTAATTCATGCAATATGTGATGCACTCCTTGGTGCTGCAAATATGCGTGATATTGGTTTTCATTTCCCAAATACTGATCCTAAATACAAAGGGATTGATTCAAAGGAATTGCTTAAAGAAGTAATGCGAATTATTCAATTAAAGGGATATAATATTGGAAATATTGATGCAACGCTTACCCTTGAAAATCCCAAAATAAATCCTTATATCCCTGAAATGATAAGTGTTTTGTGTGATGTAATGGGAATAGATGCCGAATGCTTATCGATAAAGGCAACTACCAATGAAACCCTGGGTTATGTAGGTAGGGAGCAAGGTGTAAATGCTTATGCCGTAGCTTTAATAGAAAAAAACGAATGA
- the pdhA gene encoding pyruvate dehydrogenase (acetyl-transferring) E1 component subunit alpha has protein sequence MAKTTTKTTSKNELTKAFSKETYLQWYESMLLMRRFEEKAGQLYIQQKFQGFCHLYIGQEALVAGAISATREDDNMITAYRNHVHPIGKGMHPKYVMAELFGRITGCSKGKGGSMHMFDKKLRFFGGHGIVGAQIPLGAGIAFADKYSGNDRVTLCYMGDGAVRQGAFHEALNMAMTWKLPVIFIIENNYYAMGTSVERTSNVKELHKLGSAYEMPSYPIDGMDCEKVHEAVFNAAQRARNGEGPTLLEMLTYRYKGHSMSDPAKYRTKEELAQYKAKDPIEQVLGVIEKNKWASEKDLEKINNRIKNLIEESVKFADESPFPDPDELYKDVYMQQDYPYIIED, from the coding sequence ATGGCAAAAACAACTACAAAAACGACATCTAAAAACGAATTGACTAAAGCGTTTTCAAAAGAAACATATCTGCAATGGTATGAATCCATGTTGCTGATGAGGCGATTTGAAGAGAAAGCTGGTCAATTATACATTCAACAAAAATTCCAAGGTTTTTGTCATCTTTATATAGGACAAGAAGCATTGGTTGCTGGTGCAATTTCAGCCACCCGGGAAGATGATAATATGATTACTGCATACAGAAACCATGTTCACCCAATAGGAAAAGGAATGCATCCAAAATATGTAATGGCAGAATTATTTGGAAGAATTACCGGTTGCTCAAAAGGCAAAGGGGGATCAATGCATATGTTTGATAAAAAACTTCGTTTTTTTGGTGGACATGGAATTGTGGGTGCTCAGATTCCTTTAGGCGCTGGTATTGCCTTTGCGGATAAATACAGCGGAAATGACAGGGTAACCCTTTGTTATATGGGTGACGGGGCTGTAAGGCAAGGGGCTTTTCACGAAGCATTAAATATGGCTATGACCTGGAAATTGCCCGTTATATTCATCATTGAAAATAATTATTATGCAATGGGGACTTCGGTTGAGCGAACATCTAATGTAAAAGAGTTACATAAATTAGGAAGTGCATACGAAATGCCTTCCTACCCAATTGACGGTATGGATTGCGAGAAGGTTCATGAAGCCGTATTTAATGCAGCTCAACGAGCTAGAAATGGGGAAGGTCCAACACTTTTAGAAATGCTTACTTACAGATATAAAGGTCATTCTATGTCTGATCCTGCAAAATACCGTACAAAAGAAGAATTGGCACAGTATAAAGCAAAAGACCCAATTGAGCAGGTTTTAGGTGTAATTGAAAAGAACAAATGGGCCTCAGAAAAAGACTTGGAAAAAATAAACAATCGAATTAAGAACCTTATTGAAGAATCGGTAAAATTTGCTGATGAATCCCCTTTTCCAGATCCAGATGAATTATATAAAGATGTATATATGCAACAGGATTACCCTTATATTATCGAAGATTAA
- a CDS encoding DUF1232 domain-containing protein: MKRSLLKIPFKALVLFLAFLDRQTPFKTKILLCISFLYLIIPFDFIPDFIPLAGWVDDLIVVPSLLAFAANELPPFVIEKAKAKASKYRILIVLVALLLLLGFFLLLGLIVWLIFF, encoded by the coding sequence TTGAAGCGATCATTATTAAAAATTCCTTTTAAGGCCCTTGTTCTGTTTTTGGCTTTCCTCGATAGGCAAACACCTTTTAAGACAAAAATTTTATTATGCATTTCTTTTCTTTATCTTATAATCCCATTTGATTTTATTCCTGATTTTATTCCTCTTGCTGGCTGGGTGGATGATTTGATTGTAGTTCCTTCTCTTTTGGCCTTTGCTGCTAATGAATTACCCCCGTTCGTAATTGAGAAAGCAAAGGCAAAGGCTTCTAAATATAGAATTTTAATTGTGTTGGTTGCTTTGTTATTATTACTTGGTTTTTTCTTATTACTAGGTTTAATTGTTTGGTTGATTTTTTTTTAA